A DNA window from Flavobacterium sp. contains the following coding sequences:
- a CDS encoding AarF/ABC1/UbiB kinase family protein: MKTIDYIPTSKIERAGKLVQTGAKIGVNYIKHYAEKVVNPDLTRDKLNENNAEDIYDGLKSLKGSALKVAQMLSMDKNFLPQAYVEKFSLSQFSVPPLSAPLVLKTFKSNFGKTPYEIFDEFNPNSVNAASIGQVHLAKKNDKKLAVKIQYPGVANSISSDLALVKPIAIRMFNLQGKDSDKYFKEVEDKLIEETNYLLELKQSQEVVDACNKIENITFPNYYPEFSSEKIITMDWMTGIHLSEFTAVNTDQEVGDKIGQALWDFYMYQIHVLRKVHADPHPGNFLVDEQNQLIALDFGCMKQIPEEFYTPYFELINKNVITDEKLFNDKLFELEILRPDDSPAEVEYFTEMFHDLLSLFTKPFQNETFDFADETFFNAIAELGKRFSEDTNLRKMNGNRGSKHFIYMNRTFFGLYNLMFDLKAKIVVENYLKY, from the coding sequence ATGAAAACAATCGATTATATTCCGACCTCAAAAATTGAGAGAGCCGGAAAACTAGTTCAGACAGGGGCAAAAATTGGAGTAAACTATATTAAACATTACGCCGAAAAAGTTGTAAATCCTGATTTGACACGAGATAAACTAAACGAAAATAACGCCGAAGATATTTACGACGGACTAAAAAGCTTAAAAGGAAGCGCACTTAAAGTGGCTCAAATGTTAAGCATGGACAAGAATTTTCTGCCTCAGGCTTATGTGGAAAAATTTTCGCTTTCGCAGTTTTCTGTTCCGCCACTTTCTGCGCCTTTGGTTTTAAAAACTTTCAAAAGTAATTTTGGAAAAACTCCTTATGAAATTTTTGACGAATTCAATCCCAATTCAGTAAACGCTGCAAGTATTGGTCAGGTTCATCTGGCTAAGAAAAATGACAAAAAACTGGCTGTTAAAATTCAATATCCCGGCGTTGCCAACAGCATTTCTTCAGATTTGGCTTTGGTAAAACCAATTGCCATTCGAATGTTTAATCTGCAGGGAAAAGATTCTGATAAATATTTTAAAGAAGTTGAAGATAAACTGATCGAAGAAACGAACTATTTGTTAGAATTAAAACAAAGTCAGGAAGTTGTAGACGCTTGCAATAAAATTGAAAATATTACTTTTCCGAATTATTATCCAGAGTTTTCTTCAGAGAAAATCATTACAATGGATTGGATGACAGGAATTCATCTTTCTGAATTTACAGCAGTAAATACAGATCAGGAAGTGGGCGATAAAATAGGGCAGGCGCTTTGGGATTTTTATATGTACCAAATTCACGTTTTGCGAAAAGTTCACGCCGATCCGCATCCTGGAAATTTTTTAGTTGACGAACAAAATCAATTAATTGCACTGGATTTTGGCTGTATGAAACAAATTCCGGAAGAATTCTACACGCCGTATTTTGAGTTAATTAATAAAAATGTGATTACGGATGAAAAGCTCTTTAATGATAAATTATTTGAATTAGAAATTCTTCGTCCTGACGATTCTCCGGCAGAAGTAGAATATTTCACAGAAATGTTTCATGATTTGTTATCACTTTTCACCAAACCTTTTCAAAACGAAACTTTCGATTTTGCCGATGAAACTTTCTTCAATGCAATTGCGGAATTAGGAAAGCGTTTCTCTGAAGATACAAATTTGAGAAAAATGAACGGAAATCGCGGTTCAAAACACTTCATTTACATGAATCGCACTTTCTTCGGACTTTATAATTTAATGTTTGATTTGAAAGCGAAAATTGTGGTGGAGAATTATTTGAAGTATTAA
- a CDS encoding TIGR01777 family oxidoreductase: MAQNVLLTGGSGFIGSYLTNILIGAGYSVSVLSRSDKENTSEITYYKWDLKKNYIDENAVLNADYIIHLAGEGIVEKRWTEKRKKAILESRTKPIDLIYSVLEKHNKKPEAFISASGVGIYGAVTSHKICSEETPPANDFLGTTCQIWESAADKIENLGIRTVKIRTAIVLGKDEGFLKKINPNFKSGFGAVLGTGKQYLPWIHIEDLCQIYCKAVSDNQMHGPYNAAVTDNTTNSRFSKILASLYGYAIWLPKIPPFLLRIVLGEMSEAILTGQRVSSEKIQKTGFEFQFTDLEKALISSII, translated from the coding sequence ATGGCTCAAAATGTTCTATTAACCGGTGGAAGCGGTTTCATTGGAAGTTATTTAACTAATATTTTAATTGGAGCCGGATATTCTGTGTCTGTTTTGAGCCGTTCTGATAAAGAAAACACTTCTGAAATCACCTATTATAAATGGGATTTAAAGAAAAATTATATTGACGAAAATGCAGTTTTAAATGCTGATTACATTATTCATCTTGCCGGCGAAGGAATTGTCGAAAAGCGATGGACAGAAAAGAGAAAAAAAGCTATTCTGGAAAGCCGCACAAAACCAATCGACTTAATTTATTCTGTTTTAGAAAAACACAACAAAAAACCTGAGGCTTTTATTTCTGCTTCAGGAGTTGGAATTTACGGTGCCGTTACCAGTCATAAAATTTGTTCGGAAGAAACACCTCCGGCAAATGACTTTTTAGGAACAACCTGCCAAATTTGGGAAAGCGCTGCCGATAAAATTGAAAATTTGGGAATTAGAACCGTAAAAATTCGAACAGCTATTGTTTTAGGTAAAGATGAAGGTTTTTTAAAGAAAATCAATCCCAATTTTAAATCCGGATTTGGTGCGGTTTTAGGAACCGGAAAACAATATTTACCCTGGATTCATATAGAAGATTTATGCCAGATTTATTGCAAAGCAGTTTCTGACAATCAAATGCATGGCCCGTATAATGCGGCCGTTACTGATAACACTACAAATTCGAGGTTTTCTAAAATACTGGCATCATTATACGGATATGCAATCTGGCTCCCGAAAATTCCACCTTTTTTACTGAGGATTGTTTTGGGCGAAATGAGTGAAGCCATCTTAACAGGGCAAAGGGTGTCATCAGAAAAAATACAAAAAACCGGATTTGAATTTCAGTTTACTGATCTTGAAAAAGCACTTATATCAAGTATTATTTAA
- a CDS encoding YceI family protein, translating to MKRTTLLILFFTAFSILAQDKFKTNTAVVDFEASVPFFEEVKAVNKLGTIVLEPETSTLTCTVVIKDFRFKMDLMQEHFNENYIESRRYPKAVFKGKIQKFDLKDIDNIEKEYDVKGKLYLHGKSKVIEMKALLKKVPEGIQISCNYPISVSDFNIAIPSMVASKISKTANTNLLGIVKNEEMNNYLTLK from the coding sequence ATGAAAAGAACTACTTTACTTATTTTATTTTTTACCGCATTTTCTATACTCGCCCAGGATAAATTTAAAACCAATACGGCAGTAGTAGATTTTGAAGCTTCAGTTCCTTTTTTTGAAGAAGTTAAAGCGGTAAATAAACTCGGAACTATTGTTTTGGAGCCAGAAACCAGTACTTTGACCTGTACTGTTGTAATTAAAGATTTTCGTTTTAAAATGGATTTAATGCAGGAACATTTTAATGAAAATTATATCGAAAGCCGCCGTTATCCTAAAGCCGTTTTTAAAGGTAAAATTCAAAAATTTGATTTAAAGGATATTGACAACATTGAAAAAGAATACGACGTTAAAGGAAAGCTGTATCTGCACGGAAAATCTAAAGTGATAGAAATGAAAGCTTTGCTAAAAAAAGTTCCAGAAGGAATTCAGATTTCGTGTAATTACCCAATATCAGTTTCAGATTTTAATATCGCAATACCAAGCATGGTTGCCAGTAAAATTTCAAAAACGGCCAATACAAATTTATTGGGTATTGTAAAAAATGAGGAAATGAATAACTATCTGACTTTGAAATAA
- the rmuC gene encoding DNA recombination protein RmuC → MLEFLPLLLAFIIALFLGIYLGKMLFSARFQSEKVSLEERLNANANQLQLQKEQFEAERTIFQKQLQVSNSEKENIRTEKDSLAIQLSKKEVDFENLWERHKEQKSEINELQEKFTKEFENLANKILEEKSAKFTEQNSENMKNILLPLQDKIHIFEQKVDQTHKESIDYHAALRQQIIGLSEMNAQMSKETLNLTKALKGDSKMQGNWGELVLERVLEKSGLEKGREYEVQQSFVNNEGNRVFPDVVINLPDGKKMIVDSKVSLVAYEKWVNEESDLLKTDWLREHVLSIKRHVEQLGNKNYHDLYQIESPDFVLLFIPIEPAFAIALNEDSALYTKAFDRNIVIVTPSTLLATLRTIDSMWANQKQQENAFEIARQAGALYDKFEGFVVDLVKIGNKIKDTKTEYESAMNKLVDGKGNLISSVERLKKMGAKAKKSLPENIINRALNSDENELLN, encoded by the coding sequence ATGTTAGAATTTCTTCCGCTTTTATTGGCTTTTATAATTGCTTTATTTCTTGGAATATACTTAGGAAAAATGTTGTTTTCTGCCCGGTTTCAGTCAGAAAAAGTAAGTTTAGAAGAAAGATTAAATGCAAATGCAAATCAGCTTCAATTACAGAAAGAACAGTTTGAAGCAGAGAGAACTATTTTTCAGAAACAACTTCAGGTAAGTAATTCAGAAAAAGAAAATATTAGAACCGAAAAAGACAGTCTGGCCATTCAGCTTTCTAAAAAAGAAGTTGATTTTGAAAATCTTTGGGAACGTCATAAAGAACAAAAAAGTGAAATAAATGAGCTTCAGGAAAAATTCACCAAAGAATTTGAAAATCTGGCGAATAAAATTCTCGAAGAAAAATCGGCTAAATTCACTGAGCAGAACAGTGAAAATATGAAAAACATCCTTTTACCGCTTCAGGATAAAATTCACATATTCGAACAAAAAGTAGATCAAACACATAAAGAAAGTATCGATTATCACGCCGCACTGCGCCAGCAGATTATTGGTTTAAGCGAAATGAACGCTCAAATGAGTAAAGAAACCTTAAACTTAACCAAAGCACTTAAAGGAGACAGTAAGATGCAGGGAAACTGGGGCGAATTAGTTCTGGAACGTGTTCTCGAAAAATCAGGTTTAGAAAAAGGAAGAGAATACGAAGTACAGCAAAGTTTTGTAAATAATGAAGGAAACCGTGTTTTTCCCGATGTTGTAATTAATCTGCCAGATGGAAAGAAAATGATTGTCGATTCTAAAGTTTCTCTCGTTGCGTATGAAAAATGGGTAAATGAAGAATCTGATTTGTTAAAAACAGACTGGCTTAGAGAACACGTTTTATCTATTAAACGACATGTTGAACAGCTCGGAAATAAAAATTATCATGATTTGTACCAAATAGAAAGTCCGGATTTTGTTTTGCTTTTTATTCCAATAGAACCTGCTTTTGCGATTGCTTTAAACGAAGATTCTGCTTTGTATACGAAAGCTTTTGATAGAAATATTGTAATTGTTACGCCAAGTACATTATTGGCAACGCTTCGTACAATCGACAGCATGTGGGCCAACCAGAAACAACAGGAAAATGCTTTTGAAATTGCCAGACAAGCCGGAGCGTTATATGATAAATTTGAAGGTTTTGTAGTTGATTTGGTTAAAATTGGAAACAAAATAAAAGATACCAAAACAGAATACGAAAGCGCCATGAACAAACTGGTTGATGGTAAAGGAAACCTGATTTCGAGTGTAGAAAGACTGAAAAAAATGGGAGCAAAAGCCAAGAAATCACTTCCTGAAAATATAATCAACAGAGCTTTAAACTCTGATGAAAACGAATTACTGAATTAA
- a CDS encoding acyl-CoA thioesterase, whose translation MTADFKPVSSSKVSISELMLPSHTNFSGKIHGGYILQLLDQIAFASASKFSGNYCVTASVDTVNFLKPIEVGELVTMKASVNYVGRSSMVVGIRVEAENIQTGVIKHCNSSYFTMVAKDKEGKSVQVPGLILSNLEEVRRFRKAIKHIEVRKEVEEHEKVANINSIEDLASLDKYNVLLEIS comes from the coding sequence ATGACTGCAGATTTTAAACCCGTTTCATCATCAAAAGTGAGTATTTCCGAATTAATGCTGCCATCGCATACCAATTTCAGCGGAAAAATTCACGGAGGATATATTTTGCAATTACTCGATCAGATCGCTTTTGCTTCGGCATCAAAATTTAGCGGTAATTATTGTGTAACAGCTTCGGTAGATACGGTAAATTTTTTAAAGCCAATTGAAGTAGGCGAATTAGTAACTATGAAAGCCTCAGTAAATTATGTTGGAAGAAGCTCAATGGTTGTAGGTATTCGCGTTGAAGCCGAAAATATTCAGACGGGTGTAATAAAACATTGTAATTCATCTTATTTTACGATGGTTGCCAAAGATAAAGAAGGAAAAAGTGTTCAGGTTCCGGGACTTATTTTATCTAATCTTGAAGAAGTACGACGTTTTAGAAAAGCGATTAAACATATTGAAGTTAGAAAAGAAGTTGAAGAACACGAAAAGGTTGCTAATATTAACTCTATCGAAGATTTGGCGAGTTTAGATAAATACAATGTGCTTTTAGAAATCAGTTAA
- a CDS encoding protease complex subunit PrcB family protein: MKKLMLSLFIAFGFSACSLSNDDLNVDCGTNADLPFSGVPILCNYSVKTLPNNPSALIISSQEKMDLYFTKHENTCTVASDPVIDYSKYYLVALFAGAKPTNGYAIKITSITENNCEIIINFYEKGPQTGETLTQTPTYPTDFILIPKTAKGILFNRTNESPDNIVIGNFGTTNDFFQINDYNILKFLGVTLNNYEFDQYKYNAKTVRSEYTLFSKNIPAEILAIKGQTKTYGTPNSAGQGGVYFELRQGITVTKIYIDNNDTADQSSEIKAFKMAIKSKINNLK; this comes from the coding sequence ATGAAAAAATTGATGTTGAGCTTATTTATAGCTTTTGGATTTAGTGCGTGCTCACTTAGTAATGACGACCTGAATGTTGATTGTGGAACTAATGCTGATTTACCCTTTTCTGGCGTTCCAATTTTATGCAACTATAGTGTAAAAACTTTGCCAAATAATCCGAGTGCACTTATCATAAGTTCTCAGGAAAAAATGGATCTTTATTTTACTAAACATGAAAATACTTGTACAGTTGCGAGCGATCCTGTAATTGATTATAGTAAATACTATCTGGTTGCACTTTTTGCCGGGGCTAAACCTACAAATGGCTATGCAATAAAAATTACATCAATTACTGAAAACAACTGCGAAATCATTATTAATTTTTATGAAAAAGGACCGCAGACCGGCGAAACTTTAACGCAGACTCCAACTTATCCAACTGATTTTATTTTGATTCCAAAAACGGCAAAAGGAATTTTGTTTAACAGAACTAACGAGAGCCCTGATAATATCGTAATTGGAAATTTTGGAACAACAAACGACTTTTTTCAGATCAATGATTACAATATTTTAAAATTCTTAGGCGTAACTCTTAACAACTACGAATTTGATCAATATAAATACAATGCAAAAACAGTAAGAAGTGAATATACATTGTTTTCAAAAAACATCCCTGCAGAAATTTTAGCAATTAAAGGTCAGACTAAAACTTATGGTACGCCAAATTCTGCAGGTCAGGGTGGTGTTTATTTTGAACTTCGTCAAGGTATAACGGTAACTAAAATTTACATTGATAATAATGACACCGCTGATCAAAGCAGCGAAATAAAAGCTTTCAAAATGGCTATTAAATCAAAAATTAACAATTTAAAATAA
- a CDS encoding TetR family transcriptional regulator C-terminal domain-containing protein, which translates to MATKKKVITKDDIVSIYMEEVLEKGQKPKSVYHFAKENDFTEAEFYSFFGTLEGLEKEIFRLFFENTVNLLHKNEEYQQYDMKNKMLSFYFTFFEILTANRSYVLQTLKIDRNPLKNLVQLTTLRESFKNYVSEILTDDYRLEVEKLQKFQEKAIQESAWLQLMMTIKFWMEDESAAFEKTDIFIEKSVNASFELMNVAPMNHLIDFGKFLFKEKVYTRQ; encoded by the coding sequence ATGGCGACTAAAAAAAAGGTAATTACCAAAGATGATATCGTTTCAATATACATGGAAGAAGTTCTGGAAAAAGGTCAAAAACCAAAATCAGTTTATCATTTTGCCAAAGAAAATGATTTTACCGAAGCGGAGTTTTATTCTTTTTTTGGAACATTAGAAGGTTTAGAAAAAGAAATATTCCGACTGTTTTTTGAAAACACAGTTAACCTGCTTCACAAAAATGAAGAATATCAGCAATACGATATGAAAAACAAAATGCTGAGTTTCTATTTTACTTTCTTCGAAATATTAACTGCAAACAGAAGCTACGTTTTACAAACGCTTAAAATCGACAGAAACCCGCTTAAAAATTTAGTTCAGCTGACAACGCTTCGTGAAAGCTTTAAAAATTATGTTTCAGAAATTTTAACGGATGATTACAGATTAGAAGTCGAAAAGCTGCAGAAATTTCAGGAAAAAGCCATTCAGGAATCGGCTTGGCTGCAATTAATGATGACTATTAAATTTTGGATGGAAGACGAATCGGCCGCATTTGAAAAAACAGATATTTTTATCGAAAAATCGGTTAATGCTTCATTTGAATTAATGAACGTTGCGCCAATGAACCATTTAATAGATTTTGGAAAATTTCTATTTAAAGAAAAAGTATACACCAGACAATGA
- a CDS encoding VOC family protein → MVKFGYTILYVEDVEESVTFYENAFGFHRKFISPEHDYGELNTGTTTLAFASKSLASQNFTDGFIESSLEDKPFAIEIGFIVDNVPEVLQKATSFGAIIVSEPVEKPWGQVVAYARDLNGFLIEICTEVENVV, encoded by the coding sequence ATGGTAAAATTTGGATATACAATATTGTACGTTGAAGATGTAGAAGAATCAGTAACATTTTATGAAAATGCATTTGGGTTTCACAGGAAATTTATAAGTCCGGAGCATGATTATGGAGAATTAAATACAGGGACAACCACACTTGCATTCGCATCAAAAAGTCTGGCATCGCAAAACTTCACAGATGGTTTTATAGAAAGTAGTTTAGAAGACAAACCTTTTGCTATAGAAATAGGATTTATTGTAGACAATGTTCCTGAAGTTTTACAAAAAGCCACTTCATTTGGCGCCATAATTGTTTCAGAACCGGTAGAAAAACCATGGGGACAAGTTGTTGCTTACGCCAGAGATTTGAATGGTTTTTTGATTGAAATTTGTACAGAAGTAGAAAATGTAGTTTAA